In Amphiura filiformis chromosome 1, Afil_fr2py, whole genome shotgun sequence, the following are encoded in one genomic region:
- the LOC140169255 gene encoding craniofacial development protein 2-like, protein MGAAVGGVGVLLSNFTRKVLVFVCYISPRIRKVTLNGNPQTTIIVTYSPTNVADEDDVTDFYNQLTKATREVPAHNFLIVIGDFSARVGQDIAKFSYHETTNRNGELMLCYTLENNLVVTNTTFQKRATKLWTSELPSGYRAQLDYVLVRKK, encoded by the coding sequence ATGGGTGCAGCGGTCGGTGGAGTTGGAGTTCTACTGAGTAATTTTACCAGAAAAGTTTTAGTATTTGTATGCTACATATCACCAAGAATACGTAAAGTCACACTTAATGGCAACCCACAGACTACAATCATAGTGACATACTCTCCAACAAATGTCGCTGATGAAGATGATGTTACAGACTTTTACAATCAGCTGACTAAAGCAACCAGGGAAGTACCTGCACACAACTTTCTTATAGTAATTGGAGATTTCAGTGCAAGAGTTGGACAGGACATAGCAAAGTTTTCTTATCACGAAACTACAAACAGAAATGGTGAACTTATGCTATGTTATACTCTAGAAAACAACCTTGTTGTTACAAATACCACATTTCAGAAGAGGGCAACAAAATTATGGACAAGTGAGCTGCCAAGTGGGTATAGAGCACAGCTTGACTATGTACTAGTCAGGAAGAAATGA
- the LOC140169245 gene encoding cell adhesion molecule Dscam1-like translates to MTISHVIENDKTSCYAFDQSKRALDDEYEEANSDYLEKKFNDFEEANLSHKHRMAWDLVNEISDIDECSNSNLNACDPNANCTNTDGSYYCTCLDGFRGNGETCEDIDECTENTPCLNGATCNDYDGSYDCVCVPGWEGDNCESDIDECTTNTDNCDPNASCTDTEGSFDCKCNDGYYGNGVICTTPGRIINGDIQVEADLGVTTDLDCTVYGNTDPQIAWYNQNGIGIDGTEDKYDIIPSQHSDLFTTRVLRIFNIERGDNGSYTCNITNTINVQFDDLRYDSAEYALLVLESPLIAITTLEAQDNETIRVSWAVTFTGNLPLDRCTVEYQQDGDVDWMVATNQAIGEDLSYDITGLMPYTFYDVRLMCNNSVGNSNQVETVTPERTGEYFPGPPQDVQLDNIMQTSVRVSWMPPEVTNGAIDGYIIELESNNGNVERESSMSPFIVDNLSPGTNYNVYVTAVNRESIEFVGNRSDVVTFKTLPDAPSPPINVKAADFSDTCTITWDAPAVPNGIITQYTVYPVSQRRGDDPDPVDEDPVIIENTERTIYTFIESDLIPYSRYDYTVTASTSFGEGEQSSPAVSCLTEPDKPNQPPQIEPLPEETPDIVTQNTFKLMILPPDTRNGDVSCYEVIIVPLVKGDAYDPNVDPDVVYPPDSIQSYDESKARPGNPYLAMVLKGSSITDSQQVTIGDKSETSCDDTDVGSNRRKRAVPETRQATNGPVQAGTDYTAFTRSYVLVGDQVVFDSSPILAAPIRTSRK, encoded by the exons ATGACAATTTCACATGTCATAGAGAATGACAAGACAAGCTGTTATGCATTTGACCAGAGCAAAAGAGCCCTTGATGATGAATATGAAGAGGCAAATTCTGATTATTTAGAGAAGAAGTTCAATGACTTTGAAGAGGCCAACCTCAGTCATAAGCACCGGATGGCGTGGGACCTTGTAAACGAGATCAGTG atattgatgaatgcagTAACTCTAACCTAAATGCATGCGATCCTAACGCTAATTGTACTAATACCGATGGCAGCTATTATTGTACTTGTTTGGATGGATTCAGAGGGAATGGAGAGACTTGTGAAG ATATAGATGAATGCACAGAAAACACGCCTTGCCTGAATGGGGCCACATGCAACGACTATGATGGATCATACGATTGTGTTTGTGTGCCAGGATGGGAAGGCGATAATTGTGAATCAG ATATCGATGAATGCACAACTAATACCGATAACTGCGACCCTAATGCAAGTTGCACTGACACAGAAGGCAGCTTTGATTGCAAATGTAATGATGGTTACTATGGCAACGGGGTGATATGTACCA CACCTGGAAGAATCATAAATGGAGATATTCAAGTGGAGGCAGATCTTGGTGTCACTACTGACCTTGATTGCACAGTATACGGCAACACAGACCCTCAAATCGCCTGGTATAATCAGAATGGAATTGGGATTGACGGAACAGAAGACAAATATGACATCATTCCATCTCAACATTCAGATCTGTTCACTACCAGGGTTTTAAGAATTTTTAACATTGAACGTGGTGACAACGGTAGCTACACCTGTAATATAACAAACACCATAAATGTGCAATTTGATGACTTGCGATATGATTCTGCAGAATATGCTCTGCTCGTGTTAG AATCACCGTTGATAGCAATTACAACTCTTGAAGCTCAGGATAATGAAACAATTCGCGTCTCATGGGCCGTTACTTTCACTGGCAATTTACCATTGGATAGGTGCACTGTTGAATACCAGCAAGATGGTGATGTGGATTGGATGGTTGCAACCAATCAGGCTATTGGTGAAGATTTAAGCTATGACATCACAGGACTAATGCCTTACACATTCTATGATGTTAGGCTGATGTGTAATAATAGTGTTGGAAACAGCAATCAAGTAGAAACTGTGACTCCAgaaagaacaggggaatact TCCCTGGTCCACCTCAAGATGTTCAATTAGACAATATAATGCAGACATCTGTCAGAGTGTCTTGGATGCCACCTGAAGTGACAAATGGAGCTATTGACGGGTACATAATTGAACTGGAATCAAACAATGGCAATGTGGAGAGGGAAA gTTCGATGTCACCATTTATTGTGGATAATCTGTCACCAGGCACTAATTACAATGTGTACGTCACGGCTGTCAACAGAGAAAGTATTGAATTTGTAGGGAATAGGTCAGATGTAGTCACATTCAAAACACTACCAGATG CCCCATCACCACCAATTAATGTAAAAGCTGCAGATTTTTCTGATACTTGTACTATAACTTGGGATGCACCAGCTGTACCAAATGGAATTATTACTCAATATACG GTGTATCCTGTAAGTCAAAGGCGTGGTGATGACCCAGACCCAGTAGACGAAGACCCAGTGATAATAGAAAACACTGAGAGGACAATTTATACCTTTATAGAAAGTGACCTGATACCGTATTCTAGATATGACTATACAGTCACTGCTAGTACGAGTTTTGGAGAAGGTGAACAATCTAGTCCAGCTGTGTCTTGTTTGACAGAACCAGACA AACCAAACCAGCCACCACAAATAGAGCCTCTGCCTGAAGAGACTCCTGATATTGTCACTCAAAACACATTCAAATTGATGATTCTTCCACCAGACACAAGAAATGGTGATGTCAG CTGTTATGAAGTTATCATCGTACCATTGGTAAAAGGAGACGCTTATGATCCAAATGTTGATCCTGATGTGGTATACCCACCAGACTCGATTCAATCTTATGACGAGAGTAAAGCCAGACCAGGCAACCCGTACTTGGCAATGGTTCTAAAAGG AAGTAGCATTACAGACAGTCAACAAGTGACTATTGGAGATAAATCAGAAACTTCTTGCGACGACACAGATGTAGGATCCAACAGAAGAAAGCGAGCTGTACCAGAGACACGACAAGCCACAAATGGTCCAGTGCAAGCTGGAACTGACTATACAGCATTTACAAGATCTTATGTACTTGTAGGTGATCAG GTTGTGTTTGATTCCAGTCCAATACTAGCAGCACCAATAAGAACTAGTCGTAAGTAG